A single window of Vigna radiata var. radiata cultivar VC1973A chromosome 4, Vradiata_ver6, whole genome shotgun sequence DNA harbors:
- the LOC106759195 gene encoding NADH dehydrogenase [ubiquinone] 1 alpha subcomplex subunit 2, with protein sequence MAWRGQLSKNIKELRFLMCQSSSASASARAFVEKNYKELKTLNPKLPILIRECSGVEPQLWARYDLGVEKAIKLEGLSEAQISKALEDLAKAGQSSKA encoded by the exons ATGGCATGGAGAGGACAACTttccaaaaacataaaagaacttCGGTTTTTGATGTGCCAGTCATCATCTGCAAGTGCATCTGCAAG GGCTTTTGTGGAAAAGAATTATAAGGAACTGAAGACATTGAACCCAAAATTGCCGATATTAATCCGTGAGTGCAGTGGAGTTGAACCCCAGTTATGGGCTAGATATG ATTTGGGTGTTGAGAAAGCCATCAAATTGGAAGGGTTGTCAGAGGCACAAATCTCTAAGGCTCTTGAAGATCTGGCAAAAGCAGGACAGTCGTCCAAAGCATGA